The Neoasaia chiangmaiensis sequence TCTCATCATGCTGCATCGGGCCTCCGCCAGTCATCTGCGCGGCGTGGCCCGTCTCAGCCTGGCGCAGGTCGAGCGTTTCAACATTGGCGGTCTGGCCGCACGCGCGACGGGCCGCTCCTTCGACTGTCGCCAGCAGGAGGACGACCATCGCTATCTGGCCGGTCGGGCGGGATCGCTGATCGAGGGCGATGCGTTGGCGCGTGAGCGTCTCCGGTTAAGGGAGATCCGGGATTCGTTGCGTCGCCTGCGCCGCGTGGCCGATGGTTTTGGTGCCGAGTGGCCGGAAGGGGGAAGCGTTGCGCCTTCTGGAGAGGGTATCGGCGCGGCGGAAGGTCCACGCGGGGACATCTGGTATTGGGTGCGGCTCCGCGCCGGGCGGATCGATGCCATTCATGTGCGAGATCCCGCTTTCAGCCTTGCACCGCTTCTGCCGCGACTGCTCGACCCCTCGATCGACACGCTCGTGCTGTCGTCTTTCGGATTTTCCGCGGCGGCGCTTGAACTCTGACTTCCCGGTCGTAGCTTCCTGTCGCACGGCGGAAATCTATCGGGTTGCGGCGGTTTGCCCTTCGGACACGCGCTGTTTGTAAAGCGTATAGGAAAGCAGCGTCTTGGCGTCCGTCATGCCGATCGACGGCAGGGCGTCCAGTTCGATGACGCGGACGACGATATGTTCGTGTTCATCGGCGTTGCCGGTCGCGCGATCCTGGAGTTTGGCGAGAAGATCGGCGGAGATGTCGAGTTCGGTGTAGTAGAGCCCGATTTCCTCGTCGCAACCGCCGGGCGTCGTCCAGACGCGTGTCAGTTCGATGAGATCGTCCGCCTTCACCGGCAGGTCCGCACCGATTTCTTCCGCAAGTTCCCGAAGGGCTGTGCTGGAGAATGTGCCCCCATCCAGCATGCCCGCCGGAAGGGACAGGATGTCGCTGCGACCGACGGGCAGGCGGGGTTCGCATGTCAGAAGCGTGCGGTCTGGTTCCCCGGGGCGGCGTAGCACGACCAGGACGGACACCGCATCGCCGCGCAGCAGGGCGTATTTCGGGACAGGGTTGCCCTCATGCAGGGCGTCCGCTTCCAGAAAGATGAAGCCGATGCGCGTGCCGAACATCACGGCATCACGGACATGCACGCGCCGCAGCTCGAAACTGGCGGAACTGCGGGCGATCCAGCGCTGGAAATGCGACGCCTGGCGGATGGCGTCGTAACGATCGGCGGGGATGTCGGCGGCGAAGGAAATCTGCATCGGGTTCGGAACGTCTTTTCGGTTGCGGGGAGGCAACGTCCCGCGCGCCCTGCCGGTTGCCCGCCGGGCGGCGGCTCCATACAATCATGGGTTCACGCGATGTTATGAGGAGGATGCGTTCTGTCTATGTTGCGGGCCTTCCTCGATGCCTCGGCCTGGCGTCCGCGCGACGATCTGCCCAGGGCGCCGCGCGCGCTGACGATCCTGCACAGGCAGGCTGGCGGCTGTGACGGGTGCGCAATGGAAATCGCGGCGTTACGTAGCGGCGCATACGATCTCGCGCGGCATTGCATCCGTTTTGTGGAGACGCCGCACGATGCGGAATTGCTGCTCGTGACCGGCAATGTGACGCGCGCCATGGCGCCTTGGCTGATGGCGGCATGGAACGCCATGCCGGCACCGAAAGGTGTGGTGGCGGTGGGCGATTGTCCGATCGATGGCGGCCCCCTGGGCGAGACCTATGCCACGTTGGGCAGTATCGCCGCCTTAGAGCTACAGGGTTTCACACGCTGCGATATGACGTTGCGCGGCTGCCCGCCGTCGCCGGCGGAGATCCTGCGTGGCTTGTTGCTGCTTGCCGCCGGGCGGGTGGTTTCTGCATGAACGAAATCCGGTCCGAACTAGTTGCCGTGCTGATTGCGGTGCAGGACAACGCGCCGATGGTCCTGACGCTGGAGGGTGGCCGCGCCCTGCCGTCAGGCCCGCTGGAGATGGCGCACCGGTCGCTGCAAACGGGGATGCGACTTTGGGTCGAGCAGCAGACCGGCCATCGGCTCGGGCATGTCGAGCAGCTTTATACGTTCGCCGATGCCCCGGACGATCAGGAAACGCGGCTGATCCGCATCTCCTATATGGCGCTCACGCGGATGGATGCCGACAGCAGCGGCTGGCGGGGATGGTATGCATTCTTCCCGTGGGAGGATCAGTCATCCGAGGAAGGCGAGCAGCGCCGGATGGACATTGGCGCCTGTCTGCGGCCCTGGAACGACGCTGCGCCGACGCCGCTGCGTGAGGGCCGGTTGCTGCGCATGGCGCAGGCGTTCGGATTGGATGGCCATGCCTGGGACGATGAACTCGTGCTCCAGCGGTATGAGTTGCTGTGGGAGGCTGGGCTTGTGCCGGAGTCGCCGCGATATGTGGCCAGTGAGGGCGGTGCCGGGATCGGCGGAATGGCCATGATGCGCGATCATCGGCGAATTCTGGCAACCGCGATGGCGCGGTTGCGGGCCAAAATCCGTTATCGGCCGGTGATCTTCGAATTGATGCCGGAGCGCTTCACGTTGCTCCAGCTTCAGCAGACGGTGGAGGCCGTGGCGGGGCGCGTGTTGCACAAGCAGAACTTCCGGCGACTGATTCAGCAGCAGGCGCTCGTCGAGGAGACACCGGACATGGCGATGGATCTGCCGGGGCGTCCGGCACGCCTGTTCCGTTTCCGCCGGGAGGTGATCGGGGCCCGTCAGGCGGCGGGATCGAAGCTGCCGATCATCCGACCTGTCTGAGCGACGCGATCCCTAGTGCCGGAGGGGATCGGTCCCGGTTTCGACCGGGATCATCAGGGTGGCGCGCAGGCCCGGATACAGGGGGTCGTAATTGAGTGTCCCGGACAGGCTGCCGACGATCGCGCGCATCATGCGCGTGCCGAAGCCGTTCCGCTCGGCATCCGCCATGGCGACGCCGCTATCGGAGACGGAGAGCGTCAGGCGGTTCTGGACCTGTTTCATATTGATATCGATCGGGCCGGACTGACCACCGTAGGCATATTTGCTGATGTTGATGACCAGTTCCGTCACGATCAGCCCGATATTGATCGCACGGTCGGCGGAGATCATCACCGGCATCATCGACAAGGTCAGCTTGCGCCGCCATTCCGGCCCGATGGAGGAGCAGAGCTCATCGCAGAGTTCGTCGAGATAGCGCGATAGATCGATCGTGCCCAGATGATCGTCACGATAGAGACGGCGGTGAACGAGGCCGATGGCGGCGATGCGGCGCTGGGCCTCCGCCAGCGAGAGGGCGGTTTCCTCATTGTTCGACGCGCGGGCCTGAAGCTTGAGGAACGATGCCACCAGTTGCAGGCTGTTCTGCACGCGGTGATTCACCTCGCGGATCAGGAAATCCTTTTGCTGGATCAGGCTGTCGCGCTCGCGAAGCGACGCGTTCAGCGAGTTGTTCAGTTCGCGCAACTGCTGATTCTGATTGTGCGCGATGAGGTGGCGGCGGAGGCGGCGGGCGCCCTGAACCTGTTCGCTGTCCCAGCGCGGTGCCAGTCCGCGCACCGTCTCGCGCCATGTCTCGAACGACTGGCGGGGACGGAGCATTTCATTGGGATCCGTGGGGATATTCTTGTGAGGATGTCCCGCCCATTTCAGAACCTCCACGATCTCCGCGCGCAGCCAAAGCAGCATGATCGGTTTCGGGAATGGCAGGTTGATCGCGAGAACGCCAGCGGTGCGGTCCGGGAAGTCATCTGCCGGCGGATAGACGCTCGACAGGGCGTGTGTCGCGAAGATGCCGGATTCGTTATGGGTTGCGATCCATTTTACAAGCTTGCGAAGATCGGCGGGTGAGGGGCATTCGCGTTGGCATAGGACCTCCTCTTCCGAGACGATGGCGAAGCCGTCCGTCGGAAAGACCAGACGAAGGTCGTCCGCGACGTTCTCGATCATTTTCAGGCTGCTGAGGGAGAGATCGATCCGCGTATCCAGCGCTTCCACCGCATTACGGATCCGCAGGCGCTCCTGATAGGTCAGCAGCTCTTCCTTGCCGCGCAACTGGCGTGACAGCACGCCGGCCAGCATGCTGCATGCGTTGCGCGTGCCCTCGTCCATGAAATGCGGCGTGCGGTGATGGCAGGCGATCAGCCCCCAGAGCATGCCGTCGATCACGATCGAGACGGAGGCGGAAGCGCCGACCCCCATATTCTTGAGATACTGGATATGGATCGGGGACACGCTGCGCAGTGCGGCATCGCTCATGTCCAACCCCGACAGGCCGTCGTTTTCCGGGCGCAGCGGCGCGGGGATGTAATCGACGTCGGGGATGGTCCGGATACGATTGCGCAGGTAAAGGGCCCGCGCCTGATGGGGGATATCGGTGCTGGGAAAGTGATGGTTGATTAGCGACGGCATCGCATCGTCGCGCGCTTCCGCCAGCACTTCGCCGCTACCGTCCTCGGCAAAACGATAGACCATCACCCGGTCGAAACCTGTCAGCCGCCGGAAATTCTCGGCGGCCAGATGACAGATCGGCTGAATGTCGGCGCATCGTTCGAACTGCGTGGCGCACTCGTCGATCTGGGCCAGTACGGCGCGCGCCGACATGCGTTCCGGTGCGACCGGTTCGAGTTCGATCAGGAAACAGGCGCCCGAGGTGAGGCAGCTGGCCGTCCATTCCCTGTCCGTCCGGGTGCGCACGGTGATGGAACCCAGCGTTATCGCAAGCGTGTCGGGGTCGAGCGGTTGATCCAGCCCCAGCACGGAGGCCAGCGACTGCCCGAGCCAGGTCGGCTGGAGCACGTCCTCGATCGCGCCGGCGCCACCACGGATGATGAGCGCCTGATCGGCGACAAGGAGGATGCCGTGCGGCTGGATCGCATCCGGGCGATGGATAGGTTCGCGGTCGCAGGCTGTCA is a genomic window containing:
- a CDS encoding NUDIX domain-containing protein, which codes for MQISFAADIPADRYDAIRQASHFQRWIARSSASFELRRVHVRDAVMFGTRIGFIFLEADALHEGNPVPKYALLRGDAVSVLVVLRRPGEPDRTLLTCEPRLPVGRSDILSLPAGMLDGGTFSSTALRELAEEIGADLPVKADDLIELTRVWTTPGGCDEEIGLYYTELDISADLLAKLQDRATGNADEHEHIVVRVIELDALPSIGMTDAKTLLSYTLYKQRVSEGQTAATR
- a CDS encoding NADH-quinone oxidoreductase subunit B family protein, which translates into the protein MLRAFLDASAWRPRDDLPRAPRALTILHRQAGGCDGCAMEIAALRSGAYDLARHCIRFVETPHDAELLLVTGNVTRAMAPWLMAAWNAMPAPKGVVAVGDCPIDGGPLGETYATLGSIAALELQGFTRCDMTLRGCPPSPAEILRGLLLLAAGRVVSA
- a CDS encoding NUDIX hydrolase: MRSELVAVLIAVQDNAPMVLTLEGGRALPSGPLEMAHRSLQTGMRLWVEQQTGHRLGHVEQLYTFADAPDDQETRLIRISYMALTRMDADSSGWRGWYAFFPWEDQSSEEGEQRRMDIGACLRPWNDAAPTPLREGRLLRMAQAFGLDGHAWDDELVLQRYELLWEAGLVPESPRYVASEGGAGIGGMAMMRDHRRILATAMARLRAKIRYRPVIFELMPERFTLLQLQQTVEAVAGRVLHKQNFRRLIQQQALVEETPDMAMDLPGRPARLFRFRREVIGARQAAGSKLPIIRPV
- a CDS encoding histidine kinase dimerization/phosphoacceptor domain -containing protein yields the protein MTFGSPAASLEEALLTACDREPIHRPDAIQPHGILLVADQALIIRGGAGAIEDVLQPTWLGQSLASVLGLDQPLDPDTLAITLGSITVRTRTDREWTASCLTSGACFLIELEPVAPERMSARAVLAQIDECATQFERCADIQPICHLAAENFRRLTGFDRVMVYRFAEDGSGEVLAEARDDAMPSLINHHFPSTDIPHQARALYLRNRIRTIPDVDYIPAPLRPENDGLSGLDMSDAALRSVSPIHIQYLKNMGVGASASVSIVIDGMLWGLIACHHRTPHFMDEGTRNACSMLAGVLSRQLRGKEELLTYQERLRIRNAVEALDTRIDLSLSSLKMIENVADDLRLVFPTDGFAIVSEEEVLCQRECPSPADLRKLVKWIATHNESGIFATHALSSVYPPADDFPDRTAGVLAINLPFPKPIMLLWLRAEIVEVLKWAGHPHKNIPTDPNEMLRPRQSFETWRETVRGLAPRWDSEQVQGARRLRRHLIAHNQNQQLRELNNSLNASLRERDSLIQQKDFLIREVNHRVQNSLQLVASFLKLQARASNNEETALSLAEAQRRIAAIGLVHRRLYRDDHLGTIDLSRYLDELCDELCSSIGPEWRRKLTLSMMPVMISADRAINIGLIVTELVINISKYAYGGQSGPIDINMKQVQNRLTLSVSDSGVAMADAERNGFGTRMMRAIVGSLSGTLNYDPLYPGLRATLMIPVETGTDPLRH